One window from the genome of Haliaeetus albicilla chromosome 26, bHalAlb1.1, whole genome shotgun sequence encodes:
- the ST7L gene encoding suppressor of tumorigenicity 7 protein-like isoform X1 translates to MADGGGGGGRGPPCPGAAAALRRWEQLRRRAAAAAPWARGLLAVVAGLGLFYVVLRVPLRLRDSLAAVTVFLSTLTPKFYFALTVTSSFISGLIFVFEWWHFRKYGTSFIEQVSVSHLRPLIGGAENSPPAPAAFSAGENETSRQNMPECKVWRNPLNLFRGAEYSRYMWVTGKEPLTYYDMNLSAQDHQNFFTCDTDALRPSDTVMQKAWRERNPQARIKAAYQALELNNDCATAYVLLAEEEATTIVDAEKYFKQALKAGEMIYRKSQNCHSQSPQHEAQLRRDTNVLVYVKRRLAMCARKLGRIREAVKMMRDLMKEFPLLSMLNIHENLLEALLELQAYADVQAVLAKYDDISLPKSAAICYTAALLKARAVSERFSPETASKRGLSTAEINAVEAIHRAVEFNPHVPKYLLEMKSLVLPPEHILKRGDSEAVAYAFFHLQHWKRIEGALNLLHCTWEGTFRMIPYPLEKGHLFYPYPSCTETADRELLPTFHEVSVYPQKELPFFIHFTAGLCSFSAMLALLTHQFPELMVIFAKAVLRVLWPVTAPSVLASS, encoded by the exons ATGGcggacggcggcggcggcggcggccggggtcCGCCGTgccccggggcggccgcggcgctGCGGCGCTGGGAGCAGctgcggcggcgggcggcggcggcggcgccgtgGGCCCGCGGGCTCCTGGCCGTGGTCGCCGGGCTCGGCCTCTTCTACGTGGTGCTGCGGGTGCCGCTGCGGCTCCGGGACAGCTTGGCGGCCG TGACTGTGTTCTTAAGCACTTTGACTCCGAAATTCTACTTTGCCCTTACAGTGACTTCGTCTTTTATATCTGGACTGATATTT GTGTTTGAGTGGTGGCATTTCCGAAAATACGGCACATCTTTCATTGAGCAGGTTTCTGTGAGTCATTTGAGGCCCCTCATTGGTGGTGCAGAAAACAGccctccagcaccagcagcattCTCTGCTGGAGAGAATGAGACAAGCAGGCAGAATATGCCAG agtgcAAAGTGTGGCGAAATCCTCTCAATCTTTTCAGAGGAGCAGAGTATAGCAG ATACATGTGGGTGACTGGGAAGGAGCCTCTTACATACTATGACATGAATTTGTCTGCTCAAGATCATCAGAACTTTTTCACATGCGATACAGATGCCCTTCGGCCATCAGATACAG TTATGCAGAAAGCATGGCGAGAGAGAAACCCTCAAGCCCGGATTAAAGCAGCGTATCAAGCTTTAGAGTTGAACAATGA TTGTGCCACTGCATATGTCCTCCTGGCTGAGGAAGAAGCAACAACTATTGTGGATGCTGAGAAGTATTTCAAGCAGGCTCTGAAAGCAGGAGAAATGATTTACAGAAAGTCTCAGAACTGCCATTCCCAAAGCCCCCAGCATGAAGCACAGCTGA GAAGAGACACCAATGTATTAGTGTATGTGAAAAGGAGACTAGCTATGTGTGCAAGAAAACTGGGAAGAATACGAGAAGCAGTAAAAATGATGAGAGAT TTGATGAAAGAGTTTCCACTTCTCAGCATGCTGAATATTCATGAAAACCTCCTGGAGGCACTGCTGGAGTTACAGGCTTATGCAGATGTCCAGGCAGTTTTAGCAAAGTATGACG ATATCAGTCTTCCAAAATCAGCAGCAATATGTTACACAGCAGCCCTGCTAAAAGCCAGAGCTGTTTCAGAAAG GTTCTCCCCAGAAACTGCCTCCAAAAGAGGGCTTAGTACAGCAGAAATTAATGCTGTGGAAGCAATTCACAGAGCTGTGGAATTTAACCCTCATGTTCCAAAG TATTTACTAGAAATGAAAAGCTTAGTGCTACCTCCAGAGCATATTCTGAAACGAGGGGACAGTGAGGCAGTAGCATATGCTTTTTTTCACCTCCAGCACTGGAAGAGGATAGAAGGGGCTCTAAATCTGCTGCACTGTACATGGGAAGGCA catttagGATGATCCCATATCCATTAGAGAAAGGTCATCTTTTCTATCCCTATCCGAgttgcacagaaacagcagacaGAGAGCTGTTGCCAA catttcATGAAGTCTCCGTTTACCCACAGAAGGAACTTCCCTTTTTCATCCATTTCACAGCAGGCCTATGTTCCTTTTCGGCAATGCTTGCCCTCCTTACGCACCAGTTCCCTGAGCTGATGGTCATTTTTGCTAAAGCT GTGCTGCGGGTGCTGTGGCCTGTGACTGCTCCCAGCGTTCTGGCCTCAAGCTGA
- the ST7L gene encoding suppressor of tumorigenicity 7 protein-like isoform X4 — MADGGGGGGRGPPCPGAAAALRRWEQLRRRAAAAAPWARGLLAVVAGLGLFYVVLRVPLRLRDSLAAVTVFLSTLTPKFYFALTVTSSFISGLIFVFEWWHFRKYGTSFIEQVSVSHLRPLIGGAENSPPAPAAFSAGENETSRQNMPECKVWRNPLNLFRGAEYSRYMWVTGKEPLTYYDMNLSAQDHQNFFTCDTDALRPSDTVMQKAWRERNPQARIKAAYQALELNNDCATAYVLLAEEEATTIVDAEKYFKQALKAGEMIYRKSQNCHSQSPQHEAQLRRDTNVLVYVKRRLAMCARKLGRIREAVKMMRDLMKEFPLLSMLNIHENLLEALLELQAYADVQAVLAKYDDISLPKSAAICYTAALLKARAVSERFSPETASKRGLSTAEINAVEAIHRAVEFNPHVPKYLLEMKSLVLPPEHILKRGDSEAVAYAFFHLQHWKRIEGALNLLHCTWEGTFRMIPYPLEKGHLFYPYPSCTETADRELLPTFHEVSVYPQKELPFFIHFTAGLCSFSAMLALLTHQFPELMVIFAKAIIVLLIPFLMFSEAFRKLVRNNDIQYQTNTSDFIHRLLQYFNYR, encoded by the exons ATGGcggacggcggcggcggcggcggccggggtcCGCCGTgccccggggcggccgcggcgctGCGGCGCTGGGAGCAGctgcggcggcgggcggcggcggcggcgccgtgGGCCCGCGGGCTCCTGGCCGTGGTCGCCGGGCTCGGCCTCTTCTACGTGGTGCTGCGGGTGCCGCTGCGGCTCCGGGACAGCTTGGCGGCCG TGACTGTGTTCTTAAGCACTTTGACTCCGAAATTCTACTTTGCCCTTACAGTGACTTCGTCTTTTATATCTGGACTGATATTT GTGTTTGAGTGGTGGCATTTCCGAAAATACGGCACATCTTTCATTGAGCAGGTTTCTGTGAGTCATTTGAGGCCCCTCATTGGTGGTGCAGAAAACAGccctccagcaccagcagcattCTCTGCTGGAGAGAATGAGACAAGCAGGCAGAATATGCCAG agtgcAAAGTGTGGCGAAATCCTCTCAATCTTTTCAGAGGAGCAGAGTATAGCAG ATACATGTGGGTGACTGGGAAGGAGCCTCTTACATACTATGACATGAATTTGTCTGCTCAAGATCATCAGAACTTTTTCACATGCGATACAGATGCCCTTCGGCCATCAGATACAG TTATGCAGAAAGCATGGCGAGAGAGAAACCCTCAAGCCCGGATTAAAGCAGCGTATCAAGCTTTAGAGTTGAACAATGA TTGTGCCACTGCATATGTCCTCCTGGCTGAGGAAGAAGCAACAACTATTGTGGATGCTGAGAAGTATTTCAAGCAGGCTCTGAAAGCAGGAGAAATGATTTACAGAAAGTCTCAGAACTGCCATTCCCAAAGCCCCCAGCATGAAGCACAGCTGA GAAGAGACACCAATGTATTAGTGTATGTGAAAAGGAGACTAGCTATGTGTGCAAGAAAACTGGGAAGAATACGAGAAGCAGTAAAAATGATGAGAGAT TTGATGAAAGAGTTTCCACTTCTCAGCATGCTGAATATTCATGAAAACCTCCTGGAGGCACTGCTGGAGTTACAGGCTTATGCAGATGTCCAGGCAGTTTTAGCAAAGTATGACG ATATCAGTCTTCCAAAATCAGCAGCAATATGTTACACAGCAGCCCTGCTAAAAGCCAGAGCTGTTTCAGAAAG GTTCTCCCCAGAAACTGCCTCCAAAAGAGGGCTTAGTACAGCAGAAATTAATGCTGTGGAAGCAATTCACAGAGCTGTGGAATTTAACCCTCATGTTCCAAAG TATTTACTAGAAATGAAAAGCTTAGTGCTACCTCCAGAGCATATTCTGAAACGAGGGGACAGTGAGGCAGTAGCATATGCTTTTTTTCACCTCCAGCACTGGAAGAGGATAGAAGGGGCTCTAAATCTGCTGCACTGTACATGGGAAGGCA catttagGATGATCCCATATCCATTAGAGAAAGGTCATCTTTTCTATCCCTATCCGAgttgcacagaaacagcagacaGAGAGCTGTTGCCAA catttcATGAAGTCTCCGTTTACCCACAGAAGGAACTTCCCTTTTTCATCCATTTCACAGCAGGCCTATGTTCCTTTTCGGCAATGCTTGCCCTCCTTACGCACCAGTTCCCTGAGCTGATGGTCATTTTTGCTAAAGCT ATTATTGTACTCTTGATCCCATTCCTGAtgttttcagaagcattcaGAAAACTTGTAAGAAACAATGATATTCAATATCAAACTAACACTTCTGATTTTATTCATAGATTGCTTCAGTATTTTAACTATAGATAA
- the ST7L gene encoding suppressor of tumorigenicity 7 protein-like isoform X3, with protein sequence MPGRRVTVFLSTLTPKFYFALTVTSSFISGLIFVFEWWHFRKYGTSFIEQVSVSHLRPLIGGAENSPPAPAAFSAGENETSRQNMPECKVWRNPLNLFRGAEYSRYMWVTGKEPLTYYDMNLSAQDHQNFFTCDTDALRPSDTVMQKAWRERNPQARIKAAYQALELNNDCATAYVLLAEEEATTIVDAEKYFKQALKAGEMIYRKSQNCHSQSPQHEAQLRRDTNVLVYVKRRLAMCARKLGRIREAVKMMRDLMKEFPLLSMLNIHENLLEALLELQAYADVQAVLAKYDDISLPKSAAICYTAALLKARAVSERFSPETASKRGLSTAEINAVEAIHRAVEFNPHVPKYLLEMKSLVLPPEHILKRGDSEAVAYAFFHLQHWKRIEGALNLLHCTWEGTFRMIPYPLEKGHLFYPYPSCTETADRELLPTFHEVSVYPQKELPFFIHFTAGLCSFSAMLALLTHQFPELMVIFAKAVLRVLWPVTAPSVLASS encoded by the exons ATGCCTGGAAGGAGAG TGACTGTGTTCTTAAGCACTTTGACTCCGAAATTCTACTTTGCCCTTACAGTGACTTCGTCTTTTATATCTGGACTGATATTT GTGTTTGAGTGGTGGCATTTCCGAAAATACGGCACATCTTTCATTGAGCAGGTTTCTGTGAGTCATTTGAGGCCCCTCATTGGTGGTGCAGAAAACAGccctccagcaccagcagcattCTCTGCTGGAGAGAATGAGACAAGCAGGCAGAATATGCCAG agtgcAAAGTGTGGCGAAATCCTCTCAATCTTTTCAGAGGAGCAGAGTATAGCAG ATACATGTGGGTGACTGGGAAGGAGCCTCTTACATACTATGACATGAATTTGTCTGCTCAAGATCATCAGAACTTTTTCACATGCGATACAGATGCCCTTCGGCCATCAGATACAG TTATGCAGAAAGCATGGCGAGAGAGAAACCCTCAAGCCCGGATTAAAGCAGCGTATCAAGCTTTAGAGTTGAACAATGA TTGTGCCACTGCATATGTCCTCCTGGCTGAGGAAGAAGCAACAACTATTGTGGATGCTGAGAAGTATTTCAAGCAGGCTCTGAAAGCAGGAGAAATGATTTACAGAAAGTCTCAGAACTGCCATTCCCAAAGCCCCCAGCATGAAGCACAGCTGA GAAGAGACACCAATGTATTAGTGTATGTGAAAAGGAGACTAGCTATGTGTGCAAGAAAACTGGGAAGAATACGAGAAGCAGTAAAAATGATGAGAGAT TTGATGAAAGAGTTTCCACTTCTCAGCATGCTGAATATTCATGAAAACCTCCTGGAGGCACTGCTGGAGTTACAGGCTTATGCAGATGTCCAGGCAGTTTTAGCAAAGTATGACG ATATCAGTCTTCCAAAATCAGCAGCAATATGTTACACAGCAGCCCTGCTAAAAGCCAGAGCTGTTTCAGAAAG GTTCTCCCCAGAAACTGCCTCCAAAAGAGGGCTTAGTACAGCAGAAATTAATGCTGTGGAAGCAATTCACAGAGCTGTGGAATTTAACCCTCATGTTCCAAAG TATTTACTAGAAATGAAAAGCTTAGTGCTACCTCCAGAGCATATTCTGAAACGAGGGGACAGTGAGGCAGTAGCATATGCTTTTTTTCACCTCCAGCACTGGAAGAGGATAGAAGGGGCTCTAAATCTGCTGCACTGTACATGGGAAGGCA catttagGATGATCCCATATCCATTAGAGAAAGGTCATCTTTTCTATCCCTATCCGAgttgcacagaaacagcagacaGAGAGCTGTTGCCAA catttcATGAAGTCTCCGTTTACCCACAGAAGGAACTTCCCTTTTTCATCCATTTCACAGCAGGCCTATGTTCCTTTTCGGCAATGCTTGCCCTCCTTACGCACCAGTTCCCTGAGCTGATGGTCATTTTTGCTAAAGCT GTGCTGCGGGTGCTGTGGCCTGTGACTGCTCCCAGCGTTCTGGCCTCAAGCTGA
- the ST7L gene encoding suppressor of tumorigenicity 7 protein-like isoform X2 — protein sequence MFLTLNRSLCQTMTVFLSTLTPKFYFALTVTSSFISGLIFVFEWWHFRKYGTSFIEQVSVSHLRPLIGGAENSPPAPAAFSAGENETSRQNMPECKVWRNPLNLFRGAEYSRYMWVTGKEPLTYYDMNLSAQDHQNFFTCDTDALRPSDTVMQKAWRERNPQARIKAAYQALELNNDCATAYVLLAEEEATTIVDAEKYFKQALKAGEMIYRKSQNCHSQSPQHEAQLRRDTNVLVYVKRRLAMCARKLGRIREAVKMMRDLMKEFPLLSMLNIHENLLEALLELQAYADVQAVLAKYDDISLPKSAAICYTAALLKARAVSERFSPETASKRGLSTAEINAVEAIHRAVEFNPHVPKYLLEMKSLVLPPEHILKRGDSEAVAYAFFHLQHWKRIEGALNLLHCTWEGTFRMIPYPLEKGHLFYPYPSCTETADRELLPTFHEVSVYPQKELPFFIHFTAGLCSFSAMLALLTHQFPELMVIFAKAVLRVLWPVTAPSVLASS from the exons ATGTTCTTAACACTGAATAGGAGCTTGTGTCAAACCA TGACTGTGTTCTTAAGCACTTTGACTCCGAAATTCTACTTTGCCCTTACAGTGACTTCGTCTTTTATATCTGGACTGATATTT GTGTTTGAGTGGTGGCATTTCCGAAAATACGGCACATCTTTCATTGAGCAGGTTTCTGTGAGTCATTTGAGGCCCCTCATTGGTGGTGCAGAAAACAGccctccagcaccagcagcattCTCTGCTGGAGAGAATGAGACAAGCAGGCAGAATATGCCAG agtgcAAAGTGTGGCGAAATCCTCTCAATCTTTTCAGAGGAGCAGAGTATAGCAG ATACATGTGGGTGACTGGGAAGGAGCCTCTTACATACTATGACATGAATTTGTCTGCTCAAGATCATCAGAACTTTTTCACATGCGATACAGATGCCCTTCGGCCATCAGATACAG TTATGCAGAAAGCATGGCGAGAGAGAAACCCTCAAGCCCGGATTAAAGCAGCGTATCAAGCTTTAGAGTTGAACAATGA TTGTGCCACTGCATATGTCCTCCTGGCTGAGGAAGAAGCAACAACTATTGTGGATGCTGAGAAGTATTTCAAGCAGGCTCTGAAAGCAGGAGAAATGATTTACAGAAAGTCTCAGAACTGCCATTCCCAAAGCCCCCAGCATGAAGCACAGCTGA GAAGAGACACCAATGTATTAGTGTATGTGAAAAGGAGACTAGCTATGTGTGCAAGAAAACTGGGAAGAATACGAGAAGCAGTAAAAATGATGAGAGAT TTGATGAAAGAGTTTCCACTTCTCAGCATGCTGAATATTCATGAAAACCTCCTGGAGGCACTGCTGGAGTTACAGGCTTATGCAGATGTCCAGGCAGTTTTAGCAAAGTATGACG ATATCAGTCTTCCAAAATCAGCAGCAATATGTTACACAGCAGCCCTGCTAAAAGCCAGAGCTGTTTCAGAAAG GTTCTCCCCAGAAACTGCCTCCAAAAGAGGGCTTAGTACAGCAGAAATTAATGCTGTGGAAGCAATTCACAGAGCTGTGGAATTTAACCCTCATGTTCCAAAG TATTTACTAGAAATGAAAAGCTTAGTGCTACCTCCAGAGCATATTCTGAAACGAGGGGACAGTGAGGCAGTAGCATATGCTTTTTTTCACCTCCAGCACTGGAAGAGGATAGAAGGGGCTCTAAATCTGCTGCACTGTACATGGGAAGGCA catttagGATGATCCCATATCCATTAGAGAAAGGTCATCTTTTCTATCCCTATCCGAgttgcacagaaacagcagacaGAGAGCTGTTGCCAA catttcATGAAGTCTCCGTTTACCCACAGAAGGAACTTCCCTTTTTCATCCATTTCACAGCAGGCCTATGTTCCTTTTCGGCAATGCTTGCCCTCCTTACGCACCAGTTCCCTGAGCTGATGGTCATTTTTGCTAAAGCT GTGCTGCGGGTGCTGTGGCCTGTGACTGCTCCCAGCGTTCTGGCCTCAAGCTGA